Proteins encoded in a region of the Mucilaginibacter sabulilitoris genome:
- a CDS encoding SDR family oxidoreductase, whose product MKLNNKIIIITGASSGIGKSLAIECAKRGAYVVLAARQYVTLCELAESLEKQYNVKALAVQCDVAVEEDCAHLVKQTLTTFGKIHVLINNAGISMRALFKDVDLKVLKNLMDVNFWGTVYCTKYALPEIIKTKGSIVGVSSIAGYKGLPGRTGYSASKFAMNGFLDSLRVENLKTGVHVLTACPGFTASNIRNTALAKDGSQQGESSMEEDKMMTSEEVANIILNGVENRSRTLIMTSQGKLTVTLNKFLPAFLDTMVYKVFAKEKNPLLR is encoded by the coding sequence ATGAAGTTAAATAACAAGATCATTATCATTACCGGAGCCTCCTCCGGCATTGGCAAATCATTGGCTATTGAGTGTGCCAAACGCGGCGCTTACGTTGTTTTAGCCGCCCGGCAGTATGTTACCCTTTGCGAGTTAGCCGAAAGTCTTGAAAAACAATATAACGTAAAAGCCCTTGCGGTGCAGTGCGATGTGGCTGTTGAGGAAGATTGCGCGCACCTGGTCAAACAAACACTTACTACTTTCGGGAAAATTCACGTGCTCATTAATAATGCCGGTATATCTATGCGGGCGCTGTTTAAAGATGTTGACCTGAAGGTGTTAAAAAACCTGATGGATGTTAACTTTTGGGGAACGGTATACTGCACCAAATACGCCCTGCCTGAAATTATTAAAACCAAAGGCAGTATTGTAGGGGTATCATCAATAGCAGGTTATAAAGGCCTGCCCGGTCGTACGGGTTATTCAGCGTCTAAATTCGCGATGAATGGTTTTCTGGATTCGTTGCGGGTAGAGAATTTGAAAACGGGCGTACATGTATTAACCGCCTGCCCGGGCTTCACGGCTTCAAACATACGCAACACAGCCCTCGCCAAAGACGGCAGCCAGCAGGGCGAAAGCTCCATGGAAGAGGATAAAATGATGACCAGTGAAGAGGTGGCTAATATTATACTGAATGGAGTAGAAAACCGCAGCCGCACGCTCATCATGACAAGCCAGGGTAAGCTTACCGTAACCCTAAACAAGTTTTTACCGGCTTTTCTGGATACAATGGTGTATAAGGTTTTCGCGAAGGAGAAGAACCCATTGTTGCGTTAA
- a CDS encoding phosphoribosylanthranilate isomerase, which yields MKIKVCGLKHPENIQAVAALQPDYMGFICYGKSPRYIDVLHADALASIPAFIHKTGVFVNEDAETINLLIDKYGFDTIQLHGDESPEFGKAFRNRVTVIKAFGVDNDFDFGKLDNYVNNVDYFMFDTKTSGYGGSGKVFDWDILNKYTLGIPFFLSGGISLDNINEIKNITHPQFYAVDLNSRFETEPGVKNIEKLETAFDIIKKQDIKNEIRS from the coding sequence ATGAAAATAAAAGTTTGTGGTTTAAAACACCCGGAAAACATACAAGCTGTGGCTGCCTTACAACCAGACTACATGGGCTTTATCTGTTATGGGAAGTCGCCACGCTATATTGATGTTTTGCACGCCGACGCATTGGCTTCAATACCGGCTTTCATCCATAAAACCGGGGTTTTTGTAAACGAAGATGCCGAAACTATTAATCTGCTGATTGATAAATACGGCTTTGATACCATACAATTACACGGTGATGAAAGCCCTGAATTTGGTAAGGCTTTCAGGAATAGGGTAACGGTGATTAAAGCTTTTGGGGTTGACAATGACTTTGACTTCGGAAAGCTTGATAATTATGTAAACAATGTAGACTATTTTATGTTCGATACCAAAACATCTGGATACGGTGGTTCTGGTAAAGTATTTGACTGGGACATTTTAAATAAATATACGCTTGGTATACCCTTTTTTTTGTCGGGTGGTATCAGTTTGGATAATATTAACGAGATAAAAAACATCACCCATCCACAGTTTTACGCGGTTGACCTGAACAGCCGTTTTGAAACTGAACCGGGTGTAAAAAATATAGAAAAATTGGAAACAGCATTTGATATCATCAAAAAACAAGACATTAAAAATGAAATACGGAGTTAA
- a CDS encoding ion channel translates to MNLNTRKVNPEDDLGFGNQPVIKSQPVINKDGSINVKRTGLPFFDRMNSYQTLINMSWTKFWIVVLSGYMIANITFACIYVALGTDSLDGKSGTTLFDHFMDAFFFSAQTISTVGYGHISPQGMAANCVAAMESMIGLLAFALATGLLYGRFSKPTAKIKYSENILIAPYGEKRRGLMFRLANARHNVLIDLHIEVLFSYNEEVNGKTERKFYPLVLERKAVSILSINWTVVHPIDDDSPLKGFTQEDFEKAQVVFSVLLRIFDDTFSQTIHSRTTYTYKDMVWDAKFKPTFDRDQDGRVVLHLDKINDFDVLSR, encoded by the coding sequence ATGAACTTAAATACCCGAAAAGTTAACCCCGAAGACGACCTTGGTTTTGGCAATCAGCCCGTTATAAAGAGTCAACCGGTAATTAATAAAGATGGTTCTATAAATGTAAAGCGTACCGGACTACCCTTTTTTGACCGGATGAACAGCTATCAAACGCTCATTAACATGAGCTGGACAAAGTTCTGGATAGTTGTTTTAAGTGGTTATATGATAGCCAACATCACCTTTGCCTGTATATATGTTGCACTGGGAACAGACAGCCTTGACGGCAAAAGCGGCACTACCCTTTTTGATCATTTTATGGATGCCTTCTTTTTTTCGGCGCAAACCATATCCACAGTTGGCTATGGGCATATCAGTCCGCAGGGTATGGCGGCTAATTGTGTGGCAGCCATGGAATCAATGATTGGCCTGCTGGCCTTCGCTTTAGCTACAGGTTTGCTTTACGGGCGGTTTTCAAAGCCCACGGCCAAGATCAAATACAGCGAAAACATCCTGATTGCCCCTTATGGGGAAAAGAGAAGAGGTTTAATGTTCAGACTCGCTAATGCAAGGCATAATGTATTGATAGACCTTCATATAGAGGTTTTATTTTCTTATAATGAAGAAGTGAACGGTAAAACTGAGCGTAAGTTTTACCCGCTGGTGCTGGAACGTAAAGCGGTAAGCATATTATCCATTAACTGGACAGTTGTACACCCCATTGATGACGACAGTCCGCTCAAAGGATTTACGCAGGAAGATTTTGAAAAAGCACAAGTGGTTTTCTCGGTATTGTTAAGAATATTTGACGACACCTTTTCGCAAACCATACATTCCCGCACCACTTATACTTATAAGGATATGGTTTGGGATGCCAAATTTAAACCCACATTTGATCGCGACCAGGACGGCCGGGTTGTATTGCATTTGGACAAGATAAATGATTTTGATGTACTGAGCCGTTAA
- a CDS encoding glycosyltransferase family 2 protein, protein MKLSVVIINYNTCDMLRLALNSVVRAAQDVINEILVVDNGSADRSLAMLKDEFPAVKVIANAKNEGIAKAYNQALKQVTGEYVLMVSADTITGKKTIEKALEFMDMHTDAGGLGVRMITPDGRFLKESKHGFTRPWAIFFKLTGLAKYFSKSRLTDMQRKDWVEEFQTSETDVLNGAFMLYRKEALDHAGPLDERFHIYGYDIDLSYRVRLTGFKNYYFPKTYIINFNTRGNAKFSYTYIREFYGAMIIFATKYLFKVPEIKMEGIPQLYPPSYEVK, encoded by the coding sequence ATGAAACTATCTGTCGTTATTATTAATTACAATACCTGTGATATGCTCAGGCTGGCGCTCAATTCTGTAGTAAGGGCCGCCCAGGATGTCATAAACGAGATTTTGGTAGTTGATAACGGATCGGCAGATAGGTCGCTGGCTATGCTTAAGGACGAGTTCCCGGCAGTAAAGGTAATAGCCAATGCCAAAAATGAAGGCATTGCCAAAGCATATAACCAGGCGCTGAAACAGGTTACCGGGGAGTATGTTTTAATGGTCAGTGCGGATACAATTACGGGCAAAAAAACCATTGAAAAAGCCCTGGAATTTATGGACATGCATACCGATGCCGGTGGCCTTGGCGTACGTATGATAACACCGGATGGACGTTTTCTGAAAGAATCAAAACATGGTTTTACACGGCCGTGGGCTATATTCTTTAAACTGACCGGGTTGGCCAAATATTTCTCTAAATCGCGCCTTACCGATATGCAGCGTAAGGATTGGGTAGAGGAGTTCCAGACATCCGAAACCGATGTGCTGAACGGCGCGTTTATGCTATACCGTAAAGAGGCGCTTGACCATGCAGGGCCGCTCGATGAGCGTTTTCATATCTATGGATACGACATCGACCTGTCGTACCGGGTGAGGCTTACCGGGTTTAAAAACTACTATTTCCCCAAAACATATATCATCAACTTCAACACCCGTGGCAATGCTAAATTTAGCTATACTTATATCAGGGAATTTTATGGCGCTATGATTATCTTCGCCACAAAATACTTATTTAAGGTGCCCGAAATAAAAATGGAGGGCATACCGCAGCTCTATCCTCCATCGTATGAAGTTAAATAA
- a CDS encoding VOC family protein yields the protein MNPKKIWSNLTVSDLDRTTKFYSALGFKFNGRSDDLTSFLVGEHNFVMHFFLKDKLKANVPIEISDAHIANEVIFTLSAATRDEVNQCAKEVESAGGKIISGPRTFGDGYYDFVFADPDGHKFNVFYTVG from the coding sequence ATGAACCCAAAAAAGATATGGTCGAATTTAACAGTAAGTGATTTGGACCGGACAACAAAATTTTATTCGGCACTTGGCTTTAAATTCAACGGCAGGTCTGACGACCTGACAAGCTTTTTGGTAGGCGAGCACAATTTTGTGATGCACTTCTTTTTAAAAGATAAGTTGAAAGCGAATGTGCCTATTGAAATTTCCGACGCACACATAGCAAACGAAGTTATCTTTACCCTTTCTGCTGCAACCAGGGATGAGGTGAACCAATGCGCCAAAGAAGTGGAAAGCGCCGGCGGGAAAATCATTTCAGGACCCAGAACGTTTGGAGATGGATATTATGATTTTGTATTTGCCGATCCCGACGGACATAAATTTAACGTATTTTATACTGTAGGTTAA
- the recR gene encoding recombination mediator RecR yields the protein MNFSSKLLENAVAEFAKLPGVGQKTALRLVLHLLNQDKQEVDRFSASISKLRNEIQFCSVCHNISDQSVCEICASHKRDRSTICVVEDTRDVMAIENTSQYNGVYHVLGGLISPMDGIGPSDLQVDTLVERLKANETKEIIFALSATMEGDTTLFYLHKRVKNFNITISTIARGIAFGGELEYVDEITLGRSIATRVPYENSLTK from the coding sequence ATGAATTTTTCGTCCAAATTACTGGAAAACGCTGTAGCGGAATTTGCTAAACTTCCGGGAGTAGGACAAAAAACAGCCTTACGCCTGGTGCTGCACCTGCTTAACCAGGACAAGCAGGAGGTTGACCGTTTCAGCGCGTCCATCAGTAAGCTGCGTAACGAGATACAGTTTTGCAGTGTTTGCCATAATATTTCCGATCAGTCGGTTTGTGAAATATGCGCCTCACATAAACGCGATCGTAGCACTATTTGTGTGGTAGAAGATACCCGCGATGTAATGGCCATTGAAAATACTAGCCAGTACAATGGTGTGTACCATGTGCTCGGCGGCCTTATTTCGCCTATGGATGGTATCGGCCCGTCGGACTTACAAGTGGATACTTTAGTGGAACGACTGAAGGCAAATGAAACCAAAGAGATCATTTTTGCGCTCAGCGCTACTATGGAAGGGGATACCACACTGTTCTATCTTCACAAAAGAGTAAAAAATTTCAATATTACCATATCAACCATTGCCCGTGGCATAGCTTTTGGAGGTGAATTGGAGTACGTTGATGAGATCACCTTAGGGCGGTCAATCGCTACACGTGTTCCCTATGAAAACTCACTGACAAAGTAA
- the trpB gene encoding tryptophan synthase subunit beta yields the protein MKYGVNEHGYYGDFGGAYIPEMLYPNVEELRQQYLTIINDEDFKAEFNDLLKNYVGRPSPLYHAKRYSEKYGANIFFKREDLNHTGSHKINNAIGQILLAKRLGKKRIIAETGAGQHGVATATVCALMGIECVVYMGEVDMARQAPNVSRMKMLGATVRPASSGSKTLKDATNEALRDWIANPVDTHYIIGSVVGPYPYPDMVARFQSIISEETKKQLVEHTGKALPEYVLACVGGGSNAMGMFYHFLDDEDVKLVAIEAAGKGVDSGHSAATTFLGHEGVLHGSRTILMQTPDGQVVEPYSVSAGLDYPGIGPQHAHLYKINRAQYVSITDDEALQAGLLCSQMEGIIPAIESSHALAYLEKMKFNPTDNVVICLSGRGDKDLDTYIKYFNY from the coding sequence ATGAAATACGGAGTTAATGAGCATGGCTACTATGGTGATTTCGGCGGCGCCTACATCCCCGAAATGCTGTATCCAAACGTTGAGGAATTAAGGCAGCAATACCTTACCATTATTAACGATGAGGATTTTAAAGCTGAATTTAATGATCTGCTGAAAAATTATGTAGGCAGACCTTCACCTTTGTATCATGCTAAAAGGTATTCGGAAAAATATGGCGCGAATATATTTTTCAAACGCGAAGACCTGAACCATACCGGTTCGCATAAAATTAATAATGCTATAGGTCAGATACTGCTGGCCAAACGACTTGGTAAAAAACGTATCATTGCCGAAACCGGTGCCGGGCAGCATGGTGTAGCCACTGCCACAGTTTGTGCCCTGATGGGTATTGAATGTGTGGTTTACATGGGCGAGGTAGATATGGCACGCCAGGCACCAAACGTATCGCGCATGAAGATGTTAGGCGCTACCGTAAGACCAGCATCTTCGGGTAGTAAAACGCTTAAGGATGCTACTAACGAGGCCCTGCGCGACTGGATAGCCAATCCGGTTGATACGCATTATATTATTGGATCAGTGGTTGGTCCATACCCATATCCCGATATGGTGGCCCGTTTCCAGTCGATAATTTCGGAAGAAACAAAAAAACAGCTGGTTGAACATACCGGCAAAGCATTACCGGAATATGTTTTAGCCTGTGTTGGCGGCGGCAGTAATGCCATGGGCATGTTCTATCATTTTTTGGATGATGAGGATGTTAAACTGGTGGCCATTGAGGCTGCGGGTAAAGGTGTGGATAGCGGTCATTCTGCAGCTACAACATTTTTGGGCCATGAGGGCGTATTGCACGGTAGTCGTACCATACTCATGCAAACACCGGATGGGCAGGTTGTTGAACCCTATTCCGTATCAGCAGGGTTAGATTACCCGGGTATTGGGCCCCAGCACGCACACCTGTACAAAATAAACAGGGCACAATATGTGAGCATTACCGACGATGAAGCTTTGCAGGCAGGTTTACTCTGCTCACAGATGGAGGGTATTATTCCGGCCATTGAATCGTCGCACGCGCTGGCGTATTTAGAGAAAATGAAGTTTAACCCAACAGATAATGTGGTGATCTGCCTTTCGGGCAGGGGCGACAAGGATCTGGATACGTATATCAAATATTTTAATTATTAG
- a CDS encoding alpha/beta hydrolase family protein → MKAILLSLCLLICYGAVKAQLKPARKAGFTTRNFADSSRSNWLGNGPRPLRSVIWYPAGDGGREELINDAQQFANPVTAYHDAPIAGISKYPLILISHGAQGNAMQMRWLGYYLASRGFIAVAVNHNGTAEEERRSKNITLTDFCMWERPKDISAVLNKLLADPVFASRIDTGRIGVAGFSLGGATAIWVAGSILNMDALAKSDPNPPPQFQEAINRLTALSKTDPLIISSFRNSADSFRDKRIKAVFALAPAIGQGFTKQSLQSINVPVQITVGDADLIAPKELNAMYYTQNIPTAKKLIILPGERGHYTKPPAGNERPAELQEVSEIAYKFFKEVLKLQ, encoded by the coding sequence TTGAAGGCTATTTTACTTTCGCTGTGTTTATTAATTTGTTATGGTGCCGTCAAGGCGCAATTGAAGCCGGCCCGCAAAGCCGGCTTTACCACACGTAATTTTGCAGACAGCAGCCGGAGTAACTGGCTCGGGAATGGTCCGCGGCCGCTACGGTCTGTAATCTGGTACCCGGCGGGCGATGGCGGAAGAGAGGAACTGATTAATGATGCGCAGCAGTTTGCAAACCCGGTAACTGCTTATCATGATGCGCCTATAGCCGGTATCAGCAAATATCCGCTCATTCTTATTTCGCATGGGGCGCAGGGCAATGCGATGCAAATGCGCTGGCTGGGATATTATCTGGCGTCAAGGGGGTTTATTGCCGTTGCGGTTAATCACAACGGTACGGCAGAGGAGGAGCGGAGGTCAAAAAACATAACCCTGACCGATTTTTGTATGTGGGAGCGGCCAAAAGATATTTCTGCGGTGTTAAATAAGTTACTTGCCGACCCGGTTTTTGCCTCGCGGATAGATACCGGTAGGATAGGTGTAGCGGGTTTCTCGCTGGGCGGCGCTACGGCCATTTGGGTAGCCGGCTCTATATTAAATATGGATGCGCTGGCCAAAAGCGATCCCAACCCGCCGCCCCAGTTCCAGGAAGCCATTAACAGGCTCACCGCACTATCCAAAACAGATCCTTTGATCATCAGCTCGTTCAGAAACTCGGCCGATTCTTTCAGGGATAAACGTATCAAGGCAGTTTTTGCGCTGGCTCCGGCTATTGGTCAGGGTTTTACGAAACAAAGCCTGCAAAGTATAAACGTCCCCGTGCAAATTACGGTTGGCGATGCCGACCTGATAGCTCCAAAAGAACTGAATGCGATGTATTATACCCAAAACATCCCGACGGCAAAAAAGCTGATCATCCTGCCCGGCGAGCGCGGCCATTATACCAAGCCGCCTGCTGGTAACGAGCGACCTGCCGAATTACAAGAAGTGAGCGAAATTGCTTACAAATTTTTCAAAGAGGTGCTAAAACTGCAGTAA
- the trpD gene encoding anthranilate phosphoribosyltransferase — MKQILNHLFEHKTFTREQSKNILINIAQGKYNNSQMAAFMTAYCMRSITVDELEGFRDAMLELCLPIDLETDELIDLCGTGGDGKDTFNISTLASFVVAGAGYKVAKHGNYGVSSGCGSSNVMEYLGYQFTNDTDKLKKGIDAANICFLHAPLFHPAMKTVAPIRRELAVKTFFNMLGPLVNPAKPGNQLVGVFNLELARVYAYLYQKSTTKYTIVNALEGYDEISLTCDFKTFSAEGEKINTVEGLGFEKLNPEAIAGGDTVAASAKIFSDVLNGLGTFAQNNVVLSNAALAIKTIGPEKTFADCYYEAEEALLNKKALNSFNLLLQN, encoded by the coding sequence ATGAAACAGATATTAAATCATCTTTTTGAGCACAAGACCTTTACCAGGGAGCAGTCAAAGAATATTTTGATCAACATTGCCCAGGGTAAGTACAACAACTCGCAAATGGCGGCATTCATGACGGCATACTGTATGCGCAGTATCACGGTTGATGAACTGGAAGGGTTCCGTGATGCCATGCTGGAGCTTTGTTTACCTATTGACCTGGAGACTGACGAACTGATTGACCTTTGTGGTACCGGTGGCGACGGAAAGGATACTTTTAATATATCGACCCTCGCATCATTTGTAGTGGCAGGTGCCGGTTATAAGGTGGCCAAGCATGGTAACTATGGCGTGTCATCGGGTTGCGGATCATCAAATGTGATGGAATATCTTGGCTACCAGTTCACCAACGATACCGATAAGTTGAAAAAAGGTATAGATGCTGCTAACATCTGCTTTTTACACGCACCCTTGTTTCACCCTGCCATGAAAACTGTAGCGCCTATACGCCGCGAACTGGCTGTAAAAACGTTTTTTAATATGCTGGGCCCGCTGGTTAATCCGGCGAAGCCAGGTAACCAGTTAGTTGGAGTGTTTAACCTGGAACTGGCACGGGTGTATGCCTACCTGTATCAAAAATCGACAACAAAATACACCATCGTGAATGCGTTGGAGGGCTATGACGAAATTTCGCTTACCTGCGATTTCAAAACCTTCTCGGCCGAAGGCGAAAAAATAAACACGGTTGAGGGGTTGGGATTTGAAAAATTAAATCCGGAGGCAATTGCCGGTGGCGATACCGTGGCTGCATCGGCAAAGATATTTTCTGATGTGTTGAATGGTCTGGGAACCTTTGCTCAGAACAATGTTGTGCTATCAAACGCGGCTTTGGCTATCAAAACTATCGGCCCGGAAAAAACCTTTGCCGATTGTTACTATGAGGCCGAGGAAGCCCTGCTGAATAAAAAAGCTTTGAATAGTTTTAACCTGTTATTACAGAACTAA
- the trpA gene encoding tryptophan synthase subunit alpha: MNRLNQLFAAKKDNLLSIYYTAGYPALNTTVNIAEALEKAGADFLEIGFPYSDPVADGPTIQHSSEQALENGMTLNKLFEELTELRKRVTIPILLMGYVNPIVQYGVERFCKKASELGVDGIIVPDLPMYEYEALYSAHFINNNLSNIFLVTPQTSPERIRKIDELSNSFIYLLSSSSITGGNLQLTHNIEDYYKRVKAMNLNNPAIIGFGIADNATFKKACEYANGAIVGSKFVKLLGEENYMEKIPAFVKGIRG; the protein is encoded by the coding sequence ATGAACCGCCTGAACCAGCTTTTCGCAGCAAAAAAAGATAACCTGTTATCTATATACTATACCGCGGGTTATCCTGCGTTAAACACCACGGTTAATATTGCCGAAGCTTTGGAAAAAGCGGGGGCAGACTTTCTTGAAATAGGTTTCCCATATTCAGATCCTGTGGCAGATGGGCCAACCATTCAGCACAGTTCTGAACAAGCACTGGAAAACGGCATGACGCTTAATAAGCTGTTTGAGGAATTAACAGAACTGCGTAAGCGCGTTACCATACCCATTTTATTGATGGGCTACGTTAACCCGATAGTGCAATACGGTGTTGAGCGTTTCTGTAAAAAAGCATCGGAGCTGGGTGTTGACGGTATTATTGTACCCGATTTGCCGATGTATGAATATGAGGCATTGTATTCGGCTCATTTTATCAATAACAACCTGAGCAATATATTTTTGGTAACCCCACAAACCTCGCCCGAGCGGATTCGCAAAATTGATGAGTTGAGCAACAGCTTTATTTACCTGCTATCATCGTCGTCTATAACCGGCGGTAACTTACAGCTTACACATAATATTGAAGATTATTACAAACGTGTTAAAGCCATGAACCTGAACAACCCGGCCATTATAGGATTTGGCATAGCGGATAATGCCACGTTTAAAAAGGCTTGTGAATATGCCAATGGCGCTATTGTAGGCAGCAAGTTTGTAAAGCTGTTGGGCGAGGAAAATTATATGGAAAAAATACCGGCGTTTGTTAAAG